The Microcystis panniformis FACHB-1757 region TCTCGTATTTAGGTACAGCGGAAGTCAGGGCGCGGGAAGCATAGGTGGGGGTAATTAGTGCTTCTTCCGGACTGAGGCGATCGAGATTAATTTTCTGATGAACCATGACTTCCTTAATAAAATATCTTTTTTGCTTAGAGTAAATTACCAATCATGCCAAAAATAATAGCAATAATCGAGACGGATAAAAAATAGGAAAGCATCCCGTGGGTTGCTACCAGCTGCCGCATTGCCGTACTATTAATACTTGTATCAGAGGTTTGATAACAAGCCGCCATACAAAAACCTTGATAGAGAAATTCCGTCCAATTAGGTCGATCGCAATCGGGAAAAACTAGGCCTTTACCATCGTGATAGTAGCGTACTGCATATTCTTGGCTGTAGATCAATTGTATGGCTAACCAAGCACTAATAATACCCAAAAAACCACAGGCAAAATGAACGATGGCGTGTTCGGAAGCGATCAGATAAATTAATAGTCCGAAACTGCCGATCGTATAAAATAGGGATTCCAGAAATGCCCCCCGATGATTGGGAGGTTTTAATAGTTCTAGCTGCCAGGGGGCAAGGCAAGAAATTCTGTAAGCTAGTAACATAATTGCCACTATCAAAGCGAAAAGAAAAGCTAAAACCAGTCGCAGAGTAATAGTTACCGGCAGCATTAAGACAATCAGAGCGACAATTATTTGACAGAGCCAGCGAATTTGAGTATAGCTGGGTTTTCTAGCGGTTTTTTTGACCATAGATCAAAGCAGAATTATCCCTAACTATTCTCTCATAAAAATCTGCGGGGTAAATTAGGCGATCGCGGCTTGTAATTCCGGGCAACTGTACCAACTCCAAGGCCCGTCTAAAACTGGTTTGATATTCAGTTCTT contains the following coding sequences:
- a CDS encoding DUF1345 domain-containing protein — its product is MVKKTARKPSYTQIRWLCQIIVALIVLMLPVTITLRLVLAFLFALIVAIMLLAYRISCLAPWQLELLKPPNHRGAFLESLFYTIGSFGLLIYLIASEHAIVHFACGFLGIISAWLAIQLIYSQEYAVRYYHDGKGLVFPDCDRPNWTEFLYQGFCMAACYQTSDTSINSTAMRQLVATHGMLSYFLSVSIIAIIFGMIGNLL